From Bacteroidia bacterium:
TAACCATTTGGCCGGAAGATATTTCAGCAATCTTTGTATTACCGGATGCGTGAGCCTCAATTTTCATTTTATCAGTGGGTAATTCCATTAAGATCAAAAATCCGGTAATCTATTTTGATCAAGCTACACTTCTATTAGAATTTGTTTTTAATTTTAATATATAAGTAATTTTCGAAAGAATTAATTCAATTGAAAATAGTGCTCAAAAACAACGGATTCTTCACCTATATGGATTTCTTACCGGAAAGGCACCGGTGGAATGGATAATCAGAAAAACCTGGTCACAAAACTGAACCGCATTCCATTACGAAACTACCTGAGCGGTTTCGTGCTCTTTCATTACTAAAAAGCGCTCTGCATCCAGGGCGGCCATACAGCCGGTGCCTGCGGCTGTTACTGCCTGGCGGTAAACTTTATCCTGGGCATCACCACTGGCGAAAACACCTTCCACATTTGTATGCGTGGTGCCTTTCACTACTTTAATGTATCCGGTTTCATCCAGTTCCAGATAATCCTTAAAAATATCAGTATTAGGTTTATGGCCGATGGCGATAAACAGGCCGGTTACTTTCAGTTCCCGCTCATCACCGGTTTGATTATTCACCACGTGTACGGCAGTTACCTCTTTTTCGCCAATCACTTCCCTGACTTCATGATGGTATAGTATCTCAATATTCTTAGTATTTCGCACCCGCTCCTCCATAATCTTTGATGCACGGAATTCATCCTTTCGCACCAGCATATAGACTTTTTTGCAAAGCTTTGCCAGGTAGGATGCTTCTTCGCAGGCAGTATCTCCGCCCCCCACAATTGCTACTTCCTCTCCCCGGAAAAAATAGCCATCACAAACCGCACAGGCAGAAACTCCGTGCCCGTTGAGCCGCTGCTCCGATTCTATGCCCAGCCATTTTGCTGAAGCTCCGGTAGCAATGATCACTGCCTCCGCCTCAATAGTCTTCGACTCATCAACGGTAACCTTGTGCGGGTAGCC
This genomic window contains:
- the trxB gene encoding thioredoxin-disulfide reductase; translated protein: MNRTNGTEEIEKVKLLIIGSGPAGYTAAIYAARAELNPMMYAGIQPGGQLMITTDVENYPGYPEGIQGPQMMELFRKQAERFGTDIRYGLVSSVDFSGYPHKVTVDESKTIEAEAVIIATGASAKWLGIESEQRLNGHGVSACAVCDGYFFRGEEVAIVGGGDTACEEASYLAKLCKKVYMLVRKDEFRASKIMEERVRNTKNIEILYHHEVREVIGEKEVTAVHVVNNQTGDERELKVTGLFIAIGHKPNTDIFKDYLELDETGYIKVVKGTTHTNVEGVFASGDAQDKVYRQAVTAAGTGCMAALDAERFLVMKEHETAQVVS